One genomic segment of Streptomyces sp. RKND-216 includes these proteins:
- a CDS encoding SIS domain-containing protein, whose product MLDESLLDDPDALARADADGLLRDAAGSGARVRTAVRQAHEAGLADLRPDGRPRSVLVAGPGPVTACVAELLDALGNGTVTVNLVHPTGDLPAPGALRWALPGWAGPLDLLLLTSPSGDEPGLTALTDQAYRRGCSVVGVVPPRTPVAEAVTETHGLAVPLAPGPSAGSLDADAPTGTGGLARTAPGTLWALLTPLLALTDRLGLLPAPWAALEALADRLDEVAERCGPAVETYGNPAKTLAAELAGALPLLWSEGPVAGAAARHSATVLAAQAGRPALVAALPEAIEVHGRLLADAFTPGGSAEDDFFRDRVDSQEPLHTRVVLLREHAPGADSAVVAARDLAYTRGTPLSELEPGEGSDPLQAAAELIATLDFAAVYLTLALGDAS is encoded by the coding sequence ATGCTCGACGAGTCGCTGCTGGACGACCCGGACGCACTCGCCCGCGCCGACGCCGACGGCCTGCTGCGCGACGCCGCCGGGTCGGGCGCCCGCGTCCGCACCGCCGTACGGCAGGCCCACGAGGCCGGCCTCGCCGACCTGCGTCCGGACGGCCGCCCTCGTTCCGTCCTGGTGGCGGGCCCCGGACCGGTGACCGCCTGCGTCGCGGAACTCCTCGACGCCCTGGGCAACGGCACCGTGACAGTGAACCTGGTGCACCCCACCGGTGACCTCCCCGCGCCGGGTGCGCTGCGCTGGGCACTGCCGGGCTGGGCCGGCCCGCTGGACCTGCTGCTGCTCACCTCGCCGTCCGGCGACGAACCGGGCCTCACCGCGCTGACCGACCAGGCGTACCGGCGCGGCTGCAGCGTCGTCGGTGTGGTCCCGCCCCGCACGCCGGTGGCCGAGGCGGTCACCGAGACACACGGCCTGGCCGTACCCCTGGCCCCCGGCCCGTCTGCGGGCTCTCTCGACGCCGACGCGCCCACCGGCACCGGGGGCCTGGCACGTACCGCCCCCGGCACCCTGTGGGCCCTGCTCACCCCCCTCCTCGCGCTGACCGACCGACTCGGCCTGCTTCCAGCGCCGTGGGCGGCGCTGGAGGCGCTGGCCGACCGGCTCGACGAGGTGGCCGAGCGCTGCGGCCCGGCCGTGGAGACGTACGGCAACCCCGCCAAGACCCTCGCCGCCGAACTCGCCGGAGCCCTGCCGCTGCTGTGGAGCGAGGGCCCGGTCGCGGGCGCCGCCGCCCGGCACTCCGCCACCGTGCTGGCCGCGCAGGCGGGGCGTCCCGCACTGGTGGCCGCGCTGCCGGAGGCGATCGAGGTGCACGGCCGCCTGCTCGCTGACGCGTTCACCCCCGGAGGATCTGCGGAGGACGACTTCTTCCGCGATCGCGTCGACTCACAGGAACCACTGCACACCCGTGTCGTGCTGCTCCGCGAGCACGCGCCCGGCGCGGACTCCGCCGTGGTGGCGGCCCGCGACCTCGCGTACACGCGGGGCACGCCGCTCAGCGAGCTGGAGCCCGGCGAGGGCAGCGACCCCCTGCAGGCCGCCGCGGAACTGATCGCCACGCTGGATTTCGCCGCCGTTTACCTCACGCTCGCTCTCGGCGACGCATCCTGA
- the manA gene encoding mannose-6-phosphate isomerase, class I: MDRLQNTVRPYAWGSPTALPELLGEHPTGAPQAELWMGAHPGAPSLVDRGSGPVPLSEVIAADPEGELGAAAVAAFGPRLPFLLKLLAAAQPLSLQVHPDPAQAVAGFADEEARGIPRDAPHRNYKDDQHKPELLAALTPFEGLCGFRPAAEAAGLLAALDVDGLKPYADILRASPEEAALREVLTAVLSADRDEVADTVRQAAAAASRLAGEPGPHAEDYAAYAGIARHHPGDPGLLAAMLLHFVRLRPGEALYLDAGVPHAYLSGLGVEIMASSDNVLRCGLTPKHVDVPELLRVVRFEATGPGVLVPEADADGAEVYRTPVGEFRLSRHVLAAGGAPRSLNAPAAQIVLCTDGEVTLVDEAGQQAAAGGDPSGTTGEPGGELRLARGRSVYLPASACPRVSGEGTIFRATVAV; encoded by the coding sequence ATGGACCGTCTGCAGAACACCGTTCGCCCCTACGCCTGGGGCTCGCCCACCGCCCTGCCCGAGCTGCTCGGCGAACACCCCACGGGCGCACCGCAGGCGGAGCTGTGGATGGGCGCCCACCCGGGCGCGCCGTCCCTGGTCGACCGGGGCAGCGGGCCGGTCCCCCTCTCCGAGGTGATCGCCGCGGACCCGGAGGGCGAGCTGGGCGCGGCCGCGGTCGCCGCCTTCGGCCCCCGGCTGCCGTTCCTGCTGAAGCTGCTCGCCGCCGCGCAGCCACTCTCCCTCCAGGTGCACCCGGACCCTGCGCAGGCCGTCGCCGGCTTCGCGGACGAGGAGGCCCGGGGCATCCCGCGCGACGCGCCGCACCGCAACTACAAGGACGACCAGCACAAGCCCGAACTCCTCGCCGCGCTCACACCGTTCGAAGGGCTGTGCGGCTTCCGGCCGGCCGCCGAGGCCGCCGGACTGCTGGCCGCCCTGGACGTCGACGGACTCAAGCCCTACGCCGACATCCTGAGGGCCAGCCCCGAGGAGGCCGCCCTGCGCGAGGTGCTCACCGCTGTCCTCTCCGCGGACCGTGACGAGGTCGCGGACACCGTCCGGCAGGCGGCGGCCGCGGCGAGCCGCCTCGCCGGGGAACCGGGACCGCACGCCGAGGACTACGCCGCCTACGCGGGCATCGCGCGCCACCATCCTGGCGATCCCGGCCTGCTGGCCGCGATGCTGCTCCACTTCGTCCGCCTGCGACCGGGGGAGGCGCTCTACCTCGACGCCGGGGTGCCGCACGCCTACCTGTCCGGGCTGGGCGTGGAGATCATGGCGAGCTCGGACAACGTGCTGCGCTGCGGCCTCACACCGAAGCACGTGGACGTGCCCGAACTGCTGCGCGTTGTGCGGTTCGAGGCGACCGGGCCGGGTGTGCTGGTGCCCGAGGCCGACGCTGACGGTGCGGAGGTGTACCGGACGCCCGTCGGCGAGTTCCGGCTGTCCCGGCACGTCCTCGCGGCGGGCGGCGCACCGCGGAGCCTGAACGCGCCGGCGGCGCAGATCGTGCTGTGCACGGACGGGGAGGTGACCCTCGTCGACGAGGCGGGGCAGCAGGCCGCGGCGGGCGGGGACCCGTCCGGCACCACGGGGGAGCCGGGCGGCGAACTCCGCCTGGCCCGGGGGCGATCCGTCTACCTTCCGGCCTCCGCCTGTCCGCGCGTTTCCGGCGAAGGTACGATCTTCCGCGCCACAGTGGCCGTCTGA
- a CDS encoding cation diffusion facilitator family transporter has product MSASGGTKAIVAALAANLSIAVAKFVAFAFSGSSSMLAEGVHSLADSSNQALLLVGGKKAKKTASEEHPFGYGRERYIYSFIVSIVLFSVGGVFALYEGYEKIVHPHELSNWWWPVGVLVFAIIAEAFSFRTAIQESNAVRGSLTWTQFVRRAKAPELPVVLLEDLGALVGLFLALLGVGLAVLTGDSFWDGLGTICIGVLLVLIAIVLAAETKSLLLGESADASQVRAIREVLVDEETVTGVIHMRTLHLGPEELLVAAKIAVRHHDSAADVARAIDAAEARIREAVPIARVIYLEPDIYRPATEKADAGV; this is encoded by the coding sequence ATGAGTGCATCAGGCGGAACGAAGGCGATCGTCGCCGCCCTGGCAGCCAACCTGTCCATCGCGGTGGCCAAGTTCGTGGCGTTCGCCTTCAGCGGCTCGTCCTCGATGCTCGCCGAAGGGGTTCACTCCCTGGCTGACTCGAGCAACCAGGCGCTCCTGCTGGTCGGCGGCAAGAAGGCGAAGAAGACCGCCAGCGAGGAGCACCCGTTCGGCTACGGGCGCGAGCGCTACATCTACAGCTTCATCGTCTCCATCGTGCTCTTCTCGGTCGGTGGCGTCTTCGCCCTCTACGAGGGCTACGAGAAGATCGTTCACCCCCACGAACTCAGCAACTGGTGGTGGCCGGTCGGCGTGCTGGTCTTCGCGATCATCGCGGAGGCGTTCTCCTTCCGCACCGCCATCCAGGAGTCCAACGCGGTCCGCGGCTCCCTCACCTGGACGCAGTTCGTGCGCCGGGCCAAGGCGCCGGAGCTTCCGGTCGTGCTGCTGGAGGACCTGGGCGCGCTCGTCGGCCTCTTCCTCGCGCTCCTCGGCGTGGGCCTCGCGGTGCTCACCGGCGACTCCTTCTGGGACGGCCTCGGCACCATCTGCATCGGCGTCCTGCTGGTGCTGATCGCGATCGTGCTCGCCGCCGAGACCAAGTCGCTGCTGCTGGGCGAGTCCGCGGACGCGTCGCAGGTCCGCGCGATCCGCGAGGTGCTGGTCGACGAGGAGACCGTGACCGGCGTGATCCACATGCGCACTCTGCACCTCGGCCCGGAGGAACTGCTCGTGGCGGCCAAGATCGCCGTCCGGCACCACGACTCGGCCGCCGACGTCGCCCGCGCGATCGACGCGGCGGAGGCCCGTATTCGCGAGGCGGTGCCGATCGCTCGGGTGATCTACCTAGAACCGGACATCTACCGGCCGGCCACCGAGAAGGCGGACGCCGGAGTCTGA
- the ahcY gene encoding adenosylhomocysteinase, with protein sequence MTTTATTSTHDFKVADLSQAVFGRKEITLAEHEMPGLMAIREEFAAQQPLAGARITGSLHMTVQTAVLIETLTALGAQVRWASCNIFSTQDHAAAAVAVGPDGTPENPQGVPVFAWKGETLEEYWWCTEQALTWPGAETGGPNMILDDGGDATLLVHKGVEYEKAGAAPSVDTAENDEHRVILQLLNRTLAETPQKWTQLASEIRGVTEETTTGVHRLYEMHQAGTLLFPAINVNDAVTKSKFDNKYGCRHSLVDGINRATDVLIGGKVAVVCGYGDVGKGCAESLRGQGARVIVTEIDPICALQAAMDGYQVARLEDVLDTADLFITTTGNRDIIMAGDMARMKHQAIVGNIGHFDNEIDMAGLAAIEGIVKDEVKPQVHTWTFPDGKKIILLSEGRLLNLGNATGHPSFVMSNSFANQTIAQIELFTKPEAYPTGVYVLPKQLDEKVARLHLEALGARLTELRPEQADYIGVPVEGPYKPDHYRY encoded by the coding sequence ATGACGACGACCGCCACGACGTCGACGCACGACTTCAAGGTCGCAGACCTCTCTCAGGCCGTATTCGGCCGCAAGGAGATCACCCTCGCCGAGCACGAGATGCCCGGCCTGATGGCGATTCGCGAGGAGTTCGCCGCTCAGCAGCCGCTGGCCGGCGCCCGGATCACCGGCTCGCTGCACATGACCGTGCAGACGGCCGTGCTCATCGAGACCCTCACCGCCCTGGGCGCGCAGGTCCGCTGGGCCTCCTGCAACATCTTCTCCACCCAGGACCACGCGGCGGCGGCCGTCGCCGTCGGCCCGGACGGGACTCCCGAGAACCCGCAGGGCGTCCCCGTCTTCGCCTGGAAGGGCGAGACGCTGGAGGAGTACTGGTGGTGCACCGAGCAGGCACTGACCTGGCCGGGCGCCGAGACCGGCGGCCCGAACATGATCCTGGACGACGGCGGTGACGCCACCCTCCTCGTCCACAAGGGCGTCGAGTACGAGAAGGCCGGCGCGGCCCCCTCGGTCGACACCGCCGAGAACGACGAACACCGGGTCATCCTCCAGCTGCTGAACCGCACGCTGGCCGAGACCCCGCAGAAGTGGACGCAGCTGGCATCGGAGATCCGCGGGGTCACCGAGGAGACCACCACCGGCGTGCACCGCCTCTACGAGATGCACCAGGCCGGCACGCTGCTGTTCCCGGCGATCAACGTGAACGACGCGGTGACCAAGTCGAAGTTCGACAACAAGTACGGCTGCCGCCACTCGCTCGTCGACGGCATCAACCGGGCCACCGACGTCCTGATCGGCGGCAAGGTCGCCGTGGTCTGCGGCTACGGCGACGTCGGCAAGGGCTGCGCGGAGTCCCTGCGCGGCCAGGGCGCCCGCGTGATCGTCACCGAGATCGACCCGATCTGCGCACTCCAGGCCGCAATGGACGGCTACCAGGTGGCTCGGCTCGAGGACGTCCTCGACACCGCGGACCTCTTCATCACCACCACCGGCAACCGCGACATCATCATGGCCGGCGACATGGCCCGGATGAAGCACCAGGCGATCGTCGGCAACATCGGCCACTTCGACAACGAGATCGACATGGCCGGCCTCGCCGCGATCGAGGGCATCGTCAAGGACGAGGTGAAGCCGCAGGTCCACACCTGGACGTTCCCGGACGGCAAGAAGATCATCCTGCTGTCGGAGGGCCGCCTGCTGAACCTGGGCAACGCCACCGGCCACCCGTCGTTCGTGATGTCCAACTCGTTCGCGAACCAGACCATCGCGCAGATCGAGCTCTTCACCAAGCCGGAGGCCTACCCCACCGGCGTGTACGTGCTCCCCAAGCAGCTCGACGAGAAGGTCGCCCGCCTCCACCTGGAGGCGCTGGGCGCCCGCCTGACCGAGCTCCGCCCGGAACAGGCGGACTACATCGGCGTGCCCGTCGAGGGCCCGTACAAGCCGGACCACTACCGGTACTGA
- a CDS encoding RDD family protein produces MNELVTGDAVVLGLRPARLPSRACAVLIDLLLVWSLYVALSLLLLSTVSSLDLAAVAAVQVALFLLVPVGLPIAVETLSRGRSVGKLVFGLRVVREDGGPVRFRHALTRGAVGVVEILLTSGVVACVASLVSERGRRLGDVFAGTLVVRERVPSVRSEQAPPPPVRLEGRFAGLDLSGVPEGLWLAVRQYLMRAGQLDQAVSRGMAERLTADLAACTGAPPPADVPPPHYLAGVLAERQARDARRAFGPAGAGAARGTAPRYVGAPAAGAAPSAAPSLGQRWTPPGGDAPRGGCGAGARSAAARRSQDRAVDGGTSPGPGTGFVPPA; encoded by the coding sequence GTGAACGAGCTGGTGACGGGGGACGCGGTCGTCCTCGGGCTGCGGCCGGCGCGCCTGCCCAGCCGCGCCTGCGCGGTGCTGATCGACCTGCTGCTCGTGTGGTCGCTGTACGTCGCGCTGTCCCTGCTGCTGCTCAGCACCGTCTCCTCGCTGGACCTTGCGGCGGTGGCGGCGGTGCAGGTGGCGCTGTTCCTGCTGGTGCCGGTCGGGCTGCCGATCGCGGTCGAGACGCTGAGCCGCGGGCGGTCGGTGGGGAAGCTGGTGTTCGGCCTGCGCGTGGTGCGGGAGGACGGCGGCCCCGTGCGCTTCCGGCACGCGCTGACCCGTGGTGCCGTCGGGGTCGTGGAGATCCTGCTGACCTCGGGGGTGGTGGCGTGCGTCGCGTCACTGGTGTCGGAGCGTGGCCGACGGCTCGGCGACGTGTTCGCGGGGACGCTGGTCGTGCGGGAGCGGGTACCGTCCGTGCGCTCCGAGCAGGCTCCGCCGCCTCCGGTCCGGCTGGAGGGACGCTTCGCGGGGCTGGATCTGTCCGGGGTGCCGGAGGGGCTGTGGCTGGCGGTCCGGCAGTACCTGATGCGCGCGGGCCAGCTGGATCAGGCGGTGAGCCGGGGGATGGCGGAACGGCTCACGGCCGACCTCGCTGCCTGCACCGGCGCGCCGCCTCCTGCGGACGTGCCGCCACCCCACTACCTCGCGGGCGTGCTGGCGGAACGGCAGGCACGGGACGCCCGGCGCGCTTTCGGCCCGGCGGGCGCCGGAGCCGCGCGGGGAACGGCCCCGCGCTACGTCGGGGCCCCGGCGGCAGGAGCCGCCCCGTCGGCTGCGCCGTCCCTCGGACAGCGGTGGACTCCGCCGGGCGGGGACGCGCCCCGGGGTGGCTGCGGGGCGGGTGCCCGGTCCGCGGCTGCTCGCCGCTCTCAGGACCGGGCCGTGGACGGCGGCACGTCACCGGGCCCGGGCACCGGGTTCGTCCCTCCGGCCTGA
- a CDS encoding stage II sporulation protein M, producing MDLDVFVFAHRADWERLETLLRRRRKLTGAEADELVALYQRTSTHLSQVRSASPDPELTGRLTSLVARARSTVTGARRSSWRDVGRFFAAGFPAAVYRARHWWVPTALLSTVVAAALGWWIGAHPEIQAAIAAPDELRELTRPGGQYESYYSSHPATSFAAQVWTNNARAAAICLVFGVLLGIPVLWVLFQNMLNLGIGIGLMSSAGRLDTFLGLVLPHGLLELTAVFVAAGTGLRLGWTVIDPGPRTRRAALAQEGRSALGMALGLAAVLAVSGAIEGFVTPSGLPTWARIAVGVAAEVAFLVYVYAVGRRAARAGETGDVEAADRTAEAPVVA from the coding sequence ATGGACCTGGACGTCTTTGTCTTTGCCCACCGCGCGGACTGGGAGCGCCTGGAGACGCTGCTGCGCCGCCGTCGCAAGCTGACCGGCGCCGAGGCCGACGAACTGGTCGCTCTCTACCAGCGCACCTCGACCCATCTCTCCCAGGTCAGGTCTGCTTCGCCCGACCCGGAGCTCACCGGCCGCCTGACGAGCCTCGTCGCCCGGGCCCGCAGCACCGTGACGGGCGCCCGCCGGTCGTCCTGGCGCGACGTCGGGCGCTTCTTCGCGGCCGGATTCCCGGCTGCTGTCTATCGCGCGCGGCACTGGTGGGTCCCCACTGCGCTGCTCTCCACGGTCGTGGCAGCTGCTCTCGGTTGGTGGATCGGCGCGCACCCGGAGATCCAGGCGGCCATCGCCGCGCCGGACGAACTACGGGAGCTGACCCGCCCGGGCGGCCAGTACGAGTCCTACTACTCCAGTCATCCGGCGACCTCCTTCGCGGCCCAGGTGTGGACGAACAACGCCCGCGCGGCGGCGATCTGCCTGGTCTTCGGTGTGCTGCTCGGCATCCCCGTCCTGTGGGTGCTGTTCCAGAACATGCTGAACCTCGGCATCGGCATCGGACTCATGTCCTCCGCAGGGCGGCTGGACACCTTCCTCGGTCTGGTCCTCCCCCACGGCCTCCTCGAACTGACCGCCGTCTTCGTCGCCGCCGGAACGGGCCTGAGACTCGGGTGGACCGTGATCGACCCCGGACCGCGAACCCGACGAGCCGCGCTCGCGCAAGAGGGCAGATCCGCACTGGGCATGGCTCTCGGCCTGGCCGCCGTGCTGGCGGTGTCGGGCGCCATCGAGGGCTTCGTGACCCCCTCCGGCCTGCCGACGTGGGCACGCATCGCCGTCGGAGTCGCCGCGGAAGTCGCGTTCCTCGTCTACGTCTACGCGGTGGGCCGCCGGGCCGCTCGCGCGGGCGAGACGGGAGACGTCGAAGCGGCCGACAGGACGGCCGAGGCGCCCGTCGTCGCCTGA